From Shewanella psychrophila, a single genomic window includes:
- the arcA gene encoding two-component system response regulator ArcA, translating into MQNPHILIVEDEAVTRNTLRSIFEAEGYVVTEANDGAEMHKAMQENKINLVVMDINLPGKNGLLLARELREINNIGLIFLTGRDNEVDKILGLEIGADDYITKPFNPRELTIRARNLLTRVNSTGAEAEDKNSVEFYRFNGWSLEINSRSLVSPQGESYKLPRSEFRAMLHFVENPGKILSRADLLMKMTGRELKPHDRTVDVTIRRIRKHFESLPDTPEIIATIHGEGYRFCGNLEEA; encoded by the coding sequence ATGCAAAACCCGCACATTCTGATTGTTGAAGATGAAGCCGTTACCCGTAACACGCTAAGAAGTATTTTTGAAGCTGAAGGATATGTGGTAACTGAAGCCAATGATGGCGCAGAAATGCATAAAGCCATGCAGGAAAATAAGATCAACTTGGTTGTTATGGATATCAACCTTCCTGGCAAAAACGGTCTTCTGTTAGCACGTGAACTTCGTGAAATAAACAATATCGGTCTAATCTTCCTAACGGGCCGAGATAACGAAGTTGACAAAATTTTGGGTCTTGAAATTGGTGCAGATGATTATATCACTAAACCATTCAACCCACGTGAACTGACTATTCGTGCTCGCAACCTATTGACTCGCGTCAATAGCACTGGTGCAGAAGCCGAAGATAAGAACAGTGTTGAGTTCTACCGTTTCAACGGTTGGAGCCTTGAAATCAACAGCCGTTCTTTGGTTAGCCCACAAGGTGAATCGTACAAGCTGCCACGTAGTGAATTCCGCGCTATGCTGCATTTTGTTGAAAACCCAGGCAAGATCCTTAGCCGTGCTGACCTTCTAATGAAGATGACAGGCCGCGAGCTTAAGCCACATGACCGTACAGTTGACGTAACGATTCGTCGTATCCGTAAGCACTTCGAAAGCTTGCCTGATACGCCAGAAATCATCGCCACTATTCACGGTGAAGGTTATCGTTTCTGCGGTAACTTAGAAGAGGCATAA
- the rluA gene encoding bifunctional tRNA pseudouridine(32) synthase/23S rRNA pseudouridine(746) synthase RluA has translation MSDFIYCPPTEPWLDIIYQDKDILVVNKPSGLLSVPGRAPEHNDSVYSRVLSEYPNAQIVHRLDMATSGVIVVALRRNAEKELKRQFRDRETKKTYYARVAGHIKEKKGSVNLPLICDWPNRPKQKVDHDVGKASLTHFEVISHAKYSTLVKLTPITGRSHQLRVHMMAIGHPILGDNFYADPLAKRLASRLLLHAQELTIKQPYSGKELTFSCEVPFMTPENNQ, from the coding sequence ATGTCCGATTTTATTTACTGCCCACCTACTGAGCCCTGGCTCGACATCATCTATCAAGATAAAGATATTTTGGTTGTAAATAAACCTTCAGGACTCCTTTCTGTGCCAGGAAGAGCCCCAGAACATAATGATAGTGTTTACAGTCGAGTGTTATCTGAATACCCCAATGCCCAAATAGTACATAGACTTGATATGGCAACTTCTGGTGTAATTGTTGTAGCTCTAAGAAGAAATGCTGAAAAAGAGTTAAAAAGGCAGTTCAGAGATAGAGAAACCAAGAAGACATATTACGCACGAGTTGCGGGACATATAAAAGAAAAAAAAGGTAGTGTAAACCTTCCCCTTATCTGTGATTGGCCCAATCGACCTAAACAGAAAGTAGATCATGACGTTGGCAAGGCATCCTTAACTCACTTTGAAGTGATAAGCCACGCTAAGTACTCTACTTTAGTCAAACTAACTCCAATAACGGGTCGTTCTCATCAATTGAGAGTACATATGATGGCTATAGGCCACCCAATACTCGGTGATAACTTCTATGCAGACCCTTTAGCTAAGCGCTTAGCAAGTCGATTACTACTGCACGCGCAAGAGCTCACAATCAAACAGCCATATTCAGGTAAAGAGCTTACTTTTAGCTGCGAAGTCCCTTTTATGACTCCTGAAAATAACCAGTAG
- the asnC gene encoding transcriptional regulator AsnC, translating into METSFQRDQLDNQILSALMKEARTPFAELAKRFNVSAGTIHVRVEKMKQAGIITGAQITVNPKALGYDVCCFIGINLKSAGDYPAAISKLNELEEVVEAYYTTGNYSVFVKVMCQSIDGLQHVLINRIQSIDEIQSTETLISLQNPITRAVKP; encoded by the coding sequence ATGGAAACATCATTTCAACGAGATCAACTCGATAATCAAATCTTATCTGCATTAATGAAAGAGGCTAGGACGCCATTTGCAGAACTGGCTAAACGTTTCAATGTCAGCGCTGGGACCATACACGTTCGCGTAGAGAAGATGAAACAAGCCGGGATCATCACAGGCGCCCAGATAACAGTAAACCCTAAGGCACTTGGCTATGATGTGTGCTGTTTTATTGGCATAAACTTAAAAAGTGCTGGTGATTATCCAGCTGCCATCTCTAAGTTAAACGAGCTAGAAGAAGTTGTAGAAGCCTATTACACCACCGGAAATTACAGTGTTTTTGTAAAGGTTATGTGCCAATCCATCGACGGATTACAGCATGTGCTCATCAACCGAATCCAATCCATAGATGAAATTCAATCTACCGAAACTTTAATAAGTTTACAAAACCCCATTACAAGGGCTGTTAAACCATAG
- a CDS encoding winged helix-turn-helix domain-containing protein, with protein MITQPRYRLADRLIDPSQCTILKDGILLKVELRAMQVLLCLIKHADEPVSRDMLLEEVWSGGEVSDNAINRIIGLLRNQLGDNAKSPSFIKTLPKVGYVLIAEISLVEKITREEKFTEEVIVGSKIDDINVASKKILKRKLFTFLYEHSGKFVFVSLGLVILFSWLAFQYLSGNNSGVIPLKATELKRLTYLDGQEFTPALSTDGRYLAFSHRILGDKNWKVGIKSLETGTINYLKGLADSQGYPAFSPDGSRLAYLSFNQVGGCKINVVNLENGEFGSIKTITTCKSKMQATSIAWKPSGKSLFYIDEDHNLDYLSEKKVFSVSLNGSNKLQISQPFSIGRGDYALSLSPNGRFLAVIRNIGWYNAQVMLLSLETGDWKNLFSVDFLPHTVAWSRNSDSLIYRGESGNLTRYIIDTKTHEQLTQIMQPIISPVSNKIGDIVAVIGDFYNSEIWRVEDPFKQDASTLKGGGSSTVRFIYSNRKDRNGIITKDGREMVFVSERTGVPQLWLKNSSGDEVQLTFFSRLSFIRDISLSDDGHEVLGLINNKPFIYSLESRDINYINIENFNSIYGLAWGADSSTIIVSVDVSGLSKLKHVDVTSGKVISTLVDGGEFGKYLKPRGVYFTKRLQEGLWTLEHGKEKLIVDDFVGMSNASWVLINDYVYNLVYTDGHFYLERTNIVTGKNEQRLLPFDDIRGDSISVDNDGNVFLVISKPSNVDIIRVNY; from the coding sequence ATGATAACTCAACCTAGATATCGCTTGGCTGACAGGTTAATAGACCCTAGCCAATGTACGATTTTAAAAGATGGAATTTTACTCAAAGTAGAGCTTAGAGCTATGCAGGTCTTGCTGTGCCTCATTAAGCATGCTGATGAGCCTGTTAGTAGGGATATGTTATTAGAAGAGGTGTGGTCAGGAGGAGAGGTTTCAGATAATGCTATCAACCGGATCATTGGTCTACTGAGAAATCAGCTTGGTGATAACGCAAAATCACCTAGCTTTATTAAGACATTGCCAAAAGTGGGTTATGTGCTCATTGCCGAAATATCATTGGTAGAAAAAATAACAAGAGAGGAAAAGTTTACAGAGGAAGTGATAGTTGGCAGTAAAATTGATGACATAAATGTTGCCAGTAAAAAAATTCTTAAAAGAAAACTATTTACCTTCCTTTACGAACATTCCGGAAAGTTTGTTTTTGTTTCTTTAGGCTTAGTCATATTATTTTCTTGGTTAGCTTTTCAATATCTGAGCGGAAATAATTCAGGCGTAATCCCCCTTAAGGCTACAGAGCTGAAGAGGCTTACATATCTGGATGGTCAGGAGTTTACTCCTGCTCTTTCTACCGATGGGAGGTATCTAGCCTTTTCCCATCGGATACTTGGTGATAAAAATTGGAAAGTAGGAATTAAATCTCTTGAAACTGGAACTATTAACTATTTAAAAGGATTAGCGGATAGTCAAGGGTACCCAGCCTTTAGTCCAGATGGTTCTAGATTGGCATATTTATCTTTCAATCAAGTTGGTGGGTGTAAGATTAATGTAGTGAACTTGGAAAATGGGGAATTCGGAAGTATTAAAACAATTACCACCTGTAAAAGTAAAATGCAGGCGACGAGTATTGCATGGAAACCTTCTGGGAAAAGTTTGTTTTATATCGACGAAGATCACAATCTTGACTATTTAAGTGAGAAAAAAGTCTTTTCAGTCAGCTTAAATGGAAGTAATAAGCTGCAGATTAGCCAGCCTTTTTCTATAGGTAGGGGAGACTATGCGCTTAGCTTATCCCCAAATGGACGTTTTCTTGCTGTTATTAGAAATATTGGTTGGTATAACGCCCAGGTTATGCTGCTGTCGCTTGAGACTGGTGACTGGAAAAATTTATTTAGTGTCGACTTCTTACCGCATACAGTTGCATGGAGCCGAAATAGTGATTCACTTATATATAGGGGAGAGTCTGGGAATCTTACTCGTTATATCATTGATACTAAAACACATGAGCAATTAACTCAAATTATGCAACCAATAATCTCACCCGTGTCAAATAAAATTGGAGACATTGTTGCTGTTATAGGGGACTTTTATAACTCTGAAATTTGGCGTGTTGAAGATCCTTTTAAACAAGATGCAAGTACATTAAAAGGGGGGGGGAGCAGTACTGTTCGATTTATTTATTCTAATAGGAAAGATAGAAATGGCATTATAACTAAAGATGGAAGAGAAATGGTTTTCGTCTCTGAAAGAACAGGTGTACCTCAACTTTGGTTAAAAAATAGTAGTGGTGATGAGGTACAGTTAACTTTCTTCAGTCGGTTAAGCTTTATAAGAGATATAAGTCTTTCTGATGATGGCCATGAGGTTTTAGGCTTGATCAATAACAAGCCATTTATTTATAGCCTTGAATCTAGAGATATTAATTACATCAACATTGAAAATTTCAATAGCATATATGGACTGGCTTGGGGAGCGGATAGTAGTACAATTATAGTATCTGTTGATGTTTCTGGACTTTCTAAATTAAAACACGTTGATGTAACTAGTGGAAAAGTAATTAGTACTCTTGTAGATGGCGGGGAATTTGGGAAGTATCTTAAACCAAGGGGGGTATATTTTACTAAGCGACTACAAGAAGGGCTTTGGACTCTGGAACATGGGAAGGAAAAACTCATTGTCGATGATTTTGTTGGAATGAGCAACGCATCATGGGTATTAATTAACGATTATGTGTATAACTTGGTTTATACGGATGGACACTTCTATCTTGAAAGAACAAACATAGT
- a CDS encoding DUF3293 domain-containing protein codes for MIDSNKRLLNKKLWQHYQDTEFLFTQTLSSQLSFAIITAHNPRGQILTSCQNRLLDRQLLRSIEQFNRPYRAVVGASRDRSHMEKSWAVAIDKLSAAHLGLKFKQNAIYFIDNNQLALVPCLFSQAEQQEELIIGDFSQRVNLVSELPDFDY; via the coding sequence ATGATCGACTCAAACAAGCGACTCTTGAACAAGAAATTGTGGCAGCACTACCAAGATACTGAATTTCTGTTTACCCAAACCTTATCTTCTCAGTTATCCTTTGCAATCATTACGGCTCACAATCCCAGAGGGCAGATCCTCACCTCTTGCCAAAACCGTCTCTTAGATCGACAGCTTCTACGCTCAATAGAGCAATTTAACAGGCCCTATCGTGCCGTAGTGGGCGCATCCCGCGATCGCTCTCATATGGAAAAAAGCTGGGCAGTCGCCATCGACAAGCTGAGTGCGGCACACCTGGGATTGAAATTTAAGCAAAATGCTATCTATTTCATTGATAACAACCAGTTAGCCTTGGTTCCTTGCTTGTTCTCTCAAGCTGAGCAGCAAGAAGAGCTCATCATAGGTGATTTCTCTCAGCGAGTTAACTTAGTTAGCGAGCTGCCGGACTTCGACTATTAG
- the lysC gene encoding lysine-sensitive aspartokinase 3 has protein sequence MSLIVAKFGGTSVADYAAMSRCADIILANPSTRVVVVSASSGVTNLLVELTQEHIAEERRMQLIKQIAHIQYQILDSLGSPQEVAARLDTVLSRISVLSEELSKNRNKATMDELLAQGEQCSSALFAAVLREKGEAASAFDVRQVMRTDSHFGRAEPQIEKISLLAAEYLAPLLSSQRIVTQGFIGADETGATTTLGRGGSDYSAALLAEALKATAVEIWTDVAGIYTTDPRIAPKASPIAEISFNEAAEMATFGAKVLHPATILPAVRQRIQVFVGSSREPERGGTWIRHEVEDAPVYRAVTVRRDQTLLNLHSLQMLHAQGFLAETFATLARHKISVDLITTSEVNVSLTLDKTGSDSAGNGLLSESLLQELSQHCRVRVEEGLALVAIVGNKIASTPGVCRRVFEVLEPHNVRMICQGASPHNLCVLVAESEAAQVVSALHESLFE, from the coding sequence ATGTCCCTTATTGTCGCTAAGTTTGGCGGTACCTCAGTGGCCGATTATGCCGCTATGAGTCGTTGTGCCGATATCATTCTCGCTAATCCTAGTACCCGTGTCGTGGTGGTTAGTGCCTCTAGTGGTGTCACTAATCTGTTAGTTGAACTGACCCAAGAGCACATCGCTGAAGAGCGAAGAATGCAGCTAATTAAACAGATAGCTCATATTCAATATCAAATCTTGGATTCCTTGGGTAGCCCGCAAGAAGTTGCTGCAAGACTAGATACCGTGTTGAGTCGTATTTCTGTATTGAGTGAAGAGCTGAGTAAAAACAGAAATAAGGCGACCATGGATGAGTTGCTTGCCCAAGGTGAACAATGTTCATCGGCCTTGTTTGCTGCTGTGTTGAGGGAAAAAGGGGAGGCTGCTAGCGCATTCGACGTACGTCAGGTGATGCGAACCGATAGTCATTTTGGACGTGCAGAACCACAAATTGAGAAAATATCTTTATTAGCTGCAGAGTATTTAGCGCCATTATTATCATCGCAGCGCATTGTGACTCAGGGGTTTATTGGCGCTGATGAAACCGGTGCAACGACGACTCTGGGGCGTGGAGGTAGCGATTACTCTGCCGCCTTATTAGCCGAGGCCTTGAAGGCGACAGCCGTTGAGATATGGACAGATGTTGCCGGAATTTATACTACAGATCCTCGCATCGCACCTAAAGCCAGTCCTATTGCGGAGATTAGTTTCAATGAAGCCGCCGAGATGGCGACATTTGGCGCTAAGGTACTTCACCCCGCCACTATTCTTCCAGCTGTCAGACAAAGAATTCAAGTTTTTGTTGGTTCTAGCCGTGAGCCTGAACGAGGTGGTACTTGGATCCGTCATGAAGTCGAAGATGCTCCGGTTTATCGAGCAGTAACTGTGCGCCGGGATCAAACATTACTCAATTTGCATAGCCTGCAGATGCTTCATGCTCAAGGGTTTCTGGCCGAAACCTTCGCAACTTTAGCCAGACATAAGATCAGTGTCGACTTGATAACAACCTCTGAGGTCAATGTGTCGCTTACCTTAGATAAGACGGGATCAGATTCAGCCGGAAACGGCCTACTCAGCGAATCTCTGTTGCAGGAACTATCGCAACATTGCCGGGTACGAGTCGAAGAAGGTCTGGCATTGGTGGCCATAGTAGGTAATAAAATTGCATCCACTCCGGGTGTTTGTCGTCGCGTTTTTGAAGTGCTGGAACCTCATAACGTGCGTATGATCTGTCAGGGAGCTAGTCCGCATAACTTGTGTGTTTTAGTTGCCGAGTCGGAAGCCGCTCAGGTCGTCAGCGCACTGCATGAAAGCTTGTTTGAGTGA
- a CDS encoding succinylglutamate desuccinylase/aspartoacylase family protein, producing the protein MSFTQSSLKIGELATGQDLSIPIFSYECTRSKAPSVYIQANVHGAEVQGNAVIYQLMKLLEQYTVCGDITLVPLANPLGINQKSGEFTLGRFDPITGVNWNREYLDHQVDVEVWYKAHNLLSDADLITQFKAMLLEACYTRLNSEWGITTGHQQAVNLQVMAHQADIVLDLHTGPKSCKHLYCPEYDVRAASFFSIPYTLLIPNDFGGAMDESIFCPWWQLSEHMKSTGRDLKVPVSAFTLELGSQENINLEDALVDAKGILAYLSERGVIEQSLEPATMKRYACYLKDYKKFHSPLGGMVEYLAEVGEPLKLGAPLANILRLDLYDTDKALTPLSLSQDCVPILHFASASVYQGTELYKVMTKVFEI; encoded by the coding sequence ATGAGTTTTACCCAATCATCATTGAAGATAGGTGAATTAGCCACAGGCCAAGATCTCAGCATACCCATATTTAGCTATGAGTGCACACGCTCTAAGGCGCCCAGTGTCTATATTCAGGCGAATGTACATGGCGCCGAAGTGCAGGGGAATGCGGTCATCTATCAGCTAATGAAATTGCTGGAACAATACACCGTATGTGGTGATATTACACTCGTGCCTCTGGCTAATCCGCTTGGGATTAATCAAAAAAGTGGCGAGTTCACTTTAGGGCGCTTCGATCCTATCACTGGCGTGAATTGGAATAGGGAGTATCTAGATCATCAAGTGGACGTAGAAGTTTGGTATAAGGCTCATAATTTGCTGAGTGACGCAGACTTGATTACTCAATTTAAAGCTATGTTGCTTGAAGCCTGCTATACACGCTTAAACAGCGAGTGGGGGATCACTACCGGGCACCAGCAGGCGGTTAACTTACAAGTGATGGCCCATCAAGCTGATATCGTGTTAGATCTACACACTGGCCCTAAGTCTTGTAAACATCTCTATTGTCCTGAATACGATGTTAGGGCTGCATCCTTCTTCTCCATACCCTATACCTTGCTTATCCCCAATGATTTTGGTGGAGCCATGGATGAATCAATCTTCTGTCCATGGTGGCAGCTCTCTGAGCATATGAAATCAACGGGAAGGGATTTAAAGGTTCCTGTGTCTGCCTTTACCTTAGAGTTAGGTTCTCAAGAGAATATCAATCTCGAGGATGCTCTAGTCGATGCTAAAGGTATCTTGGCTTATCTGAGTGAACGTGGGGTGATCGAGCAGAGTCTTGAACCAGCTACGATGAAGAGGTATGCCTGTTATCTGAAAGATTATAAGAAGTTCCATTCGCCTCTTGGTGGTATGGTCGAGTATCTGGCTGAAGTCGGGGAACCTCTGAAACTTGGAGCGCCATTAGCGAATATTCTTCGATTGGATCTATATGACACGGATAAGGCATTAACCCCACTGAGTTTGAGTCAAGATTGTGTACCCATACTGCACTTTGCCTCAGCTTCTGTTTATCAAGGCACAGAGCTTTATAAGGTGATGACCAAGGTATTTGAGATATAG
- a CDS encoding S8 family serine peptidase codes for MKTKLSIAITAALVSSATMASGEYTAKSYGPEILSATNYEKVQTVSNTIAPQRFIIELESPSISKYKGGIVNLSATASEKGKKVQIQSSAAKSYASYLAQEQTKFASELSKVSANTKVERHFKTLFNGVTVVGQGLSIKQLMAIPGVKSVYPNKTYEISMDASHAVINSKAMWSAVSGIENAGKGVRVAVIDGGIRPENPMFADDGFTAPEGALPSDDYCSTVDTTFCNNKLIVARWSQPTSEVCKDEYMSPLGFGGHGTHVAGTAVGNKVTTTFKGVEVELSGVAPAAYLMAYKALYSKADCSGGSGSDIMLMEALEHAVNDGADVINNSWGGGAGGDPANSPYKTMFEAAEAAGIVVVSAAGNDGNSAKTIGCPACIESGITVANSTTGRFFANSFNAGSDDLLAVEADNGAIIVDINTPIIAAVNLDAENYEGCSAFAADSFKDGIALISRGECNFSLKADNALAAGAIAMVVYNNKAGAPISMYMPDTSLPSLMVAEADGTAIIESLGENTIVGKISAEVQRIVSKSLADAISATSSRGPNGNENILKPDLAAPGTDILSAFSPDDGGEDFNMISGTSMASPHVAGAAALMRQLHPEWSANDIKTALTSTAHMDGILDDDAKTPASPFAMGAGRMDLDAAAKAVLTFDKPSVASDSCIGPCTFTRIVYNKSDKTTSWSLSASADSAGISVSPSTLELEAGASAEFTVTVDSTFTEYGSWIFGNIMIKSDEGKQDAHLPLAIMAKESSDSSLISAITTKTDIKSSDEFPIKAIVNNTLFENTVTVSALTPEGTELTSKDDVVVSMNGATQNGFEVDEKNGRITWVGKLDLPQISSAKGTGSSQSIFDLGIEHVPVCDEGCDEKAFTFNTPEYKYNSATYDSITISDNGIAIVGGGITSGSWNNKELPDSASPNNILAPLWTDYDLTDGTPGDTGGGQLGIQFVESGDDTWIVVEWNKVQVYGDTSGDAYTFSVWIKAGEEEDIWFNYHDIPNMPEKVTIGAENIGGSVGTTYHYNGEGGTVVTNDFVQLQSTASGSVEIDYMAKATSFNHGQVDLAETEEESSVELNVLDNDTMPDQKVARVSITGDGMTANAQRLIDISASGALGKVMLVTEPENGKVTLAESGDAVYSPNKDFFGKDSFTYSSEDEDGNVSAPTSVTVTVNNINDAPTVSPSAGNTITGRPTTVASNALDADGDELTFKWTQTSGEALDFNDTDENIKVTPTKTGTYSFSVVASDGNLESKTGPASFTVRERDEDGGSLGWLTLLLLPFAGLRRRKR; via the coding sequence GTGAAAACAAAACTATCTATAGCAATAACAGCAGCACTCGTATCGAGTGCTACCATGGCAAGCGGTGAATATACAGCAAAGAGTTATGGACCAGAGATTCTGTCTGCAACTAATTATGAAAAAGTTCAAACTGTATCTAACACCATAGCACCACAGCGATTTATAATAGAATTAGAGTCTCCCTCAATTTCTAAATATAAAGGCGGAATTGTAAACCTTTCAGCCACAGCCTCTGAAAAGGGCAAAAAAGTCCAAATACAGTCAAGTGCAGCTAAATCTTATGCTAGCTACCTTGCTCAAGAGCAAACTAAGTTTGCATCTGAACTATCTAAAGTTTCTGCTAATACAAAAGTCGAACGTCACTTCAAAACTCTTTTCAACGGTGTAACTGTCGTAGGTCAAGGCCTGAGTATTAAGCAGTTAATGGCCATTCCAGGCGTCAAGTCTGTTTATCCTAATAAGACATACGAAATTAGCATGGATGCTTCTCACGCAGTCATTAACAGCAAAGCGATGTGGAGTGCAGTTTCAGGTATAGAAAATGCGGGTAAAGGGGTCCGCGTAGCAGTTATCGATGGGGGGATACGCCCAGAAAACCCAATGTTTGCTGATGATGGATTTACGGCTCCAGAAGGTGCACTTCCATCTGATGATTACTGTTCGACGGTTGACACCACTTTCTGTAATAACAAATTAATTGTCGCTCGATGGTCTCAGCCTACTTCAGAAGTCTGTAAAGATGAGTATATGAGCCCACTAGGTTTTGGTGGACACGGCACCCATGTTGCAGGGACTGCTGTCGGTAACAAGGTCACAACCACATTTAAAGGTGTAGAGGTTGAACTTTCAGGTGTCGCCCCAGCGGCATATTTAATGGCATATAAAGCCCTATATTCTAAAGCTGATTGTTCGGGTGGAAGTGGCTCAGACATCATGCTAATGGAGGCCTTGGAGCATGCAGTAAATGATGGGGCCGACGTCATCAACAACTCTTGGGGGGGAGGTGCCGGTGGCGATCCAGCTAATAGCCCATATAAGACAATGTTTGAAGCAGCAGAAGCCGCAGGTATCGTTGTAGTTTCAGCTGCAGGTAACGACGGTAACAGTGCGAAAACAATTGGCTGCCCAGCTTGTATAGAGTCTGGTATTACTGTTGCTAACAGTACAACGGGTCGATTTTTTGCTAACTCATTCAATGCTGGTTCTGATGACCTACTGGCCGTAGAAGCAGATAACGGTGCTATAATAGTAGACATTAATACCCCTATTATTGCCGCAGTCAATCTTGATGCAGAAAACTATGAAGGTTGTTCAGCTTTCGCCGCAGACTCTTTTAAAGATGGTATAGCACTAATTTCTCGCGGCGAATGTAACTTCTCACTGAAGGCCGACAATGCTTTAGCCGCTGGTGCTATCGCTATGGTTGTTTACAACAACAAAGCTGGCGCTCCCATTAGTATGTATATGCCTGATACCAGCTTACCTTCTTTGATGGTCGCTGAAGCCGACGGTACAGCAATCATAGAATCATTAGGCGAAAATACAATCGTTGGTAAGATTTCAGCAGAAGTGCAACGTATCGTATCGAAGTCACTTGCAGACGCAATTAGTGCGACTAGTTCTAGAGGCCCGAATGGCAATGAGAATATTCTTAAACCTGATCTAGCGGCGCCAGGAACAGATATTCTGTCAGCTTTCTCCCCTGATGATGGCGGAGAAGATTTCAATATGATTTCTGGAACTAGCATGGCTAGCCCTCATGTTGCGGGTGCAGCAGCCTTGATGCGTCAACTTCATCCAGAGTGGTCAGCTAATGACATCAAGACAGCACTTACATCTACAGCCCATATGGATGGTATTTTAGATGATGATGCTAAAACACCTGCATCACCCTTCGCTATGGGTGCTGGCCGTATGGATCTTGATGCTGCAGCTAAAGCGGTATTAACATTTGATAAGCCATCTGTTGCTTCTGATTCTTGCATAGGCCCATGTACTTTCACACGTATCGTCTACAACAAAAGTGATAAAACCACTTCTTGGTCCCTATCTGCATCTGCTGACAGTGCAGGAATCAGCGTTTCCCCTTCAACTCTTGAATTAGAGGCTGGCGCATCTGCAGAATTCACAGTAACAGTCGACTCTACTTTTACCGAATATGGATCTTGGATCTTCGGTAATATCATGATTAAAAGTGATGAAGGGAAGCAAGATGCTCATCTTCCACTAGCCATCATGGCTAAGGAATCTAGTGATTCTTCACTCATATCCGCAATTACGACCAAAACAGACATTAAATCAAGCGATGAATTCCCAATCAAAGCGATTGTGAATAACACCTTATTTGAAAATACGGTAACAGTATCCGCACTTACACCAGAAGGCACAGAGTTAACCTCTAAGGATGATGTTGTCGTTTCAATGAATGGGGCTACACAAAATGGCTTCGAGGTTGACGAAAAGAATGGACGTATCACATGGGTAGGTAAACTTGACCTTCCACAAATTAGTTCGGCAAAAGGAACTGGTTCAAGCCAAAGCATTTTCGACTTAGGTATTGAACACGTTCCAGTATGTGATGAAGGATGTGATGAAAAAGCTTTCACCTTTAATACACCTGAATATAAGTACAACAGTGCAACTTATGACAGCATCACCATTTCTGACAATGGTATTGCCATTGTTGGCGGCGGAATAACTTCAGGTAGCTGGAACAATAAAGAGCTCCCAGATTCGGCTAGTCCGAATAATATTCTAGCACCACTTTGGACTGATTATGATCTAACAGATGGTACACCCGGCGATACTGGTGGCGGACAGCTAGGTATTCAGTTTGTAGAATCTGGTGACGATACTTGGATTGTAGTGGAGTGGAATAAAGTTCAGGTTTATGGCGATACATCGGGTGATGCATACACTTTCAGCGTGTGGATAAAAGCAGGAGAAGAAGAAGACATCTGGTTCAACTACCACGATATTCCAAACATGCCTGAAAAAGTAACCATTGGTGCCGAAAACATAGGCGGTTCAGTGGGCACGACTTATCATTATAATGGTGAGGGTGGAACAGTCGTAACTAATGACTTTGTTCAATTACAAAGTACAGCCTCCGGAAGTGTAGAAATTGACTATATGGCCAAAGCAACAAGCTTTAACCATGGGCAAGTGGACCTAGCTGAAACAGAAGAGGAGAGCAGTGTTGAGCTAAATGTTCTCGATAACGACACGATGCCAGATCAAAAAGTAGCAAGAGTATCAATCACTGGAGATGGTATGACAGCTAACGCTCAACGCCTTATTGATATTTCAGCTAGCGGGGCTTTAGGAAAAGTAATGCTAGTTACTGAACCAGAGAACGGTAAAGTTACACTCGCAGAAAGCGGAGACGCAGTATATTCACCAAACAAGGACTTCTTCGGAAAAGATAGCTTTACTTACTCTTCTGAAGATGAAGATGGGAATGTTTCCGCCCCCACATCTGTAACTGTAACCGTGAATAATATCAATGATGCGCCAACAGTATCACCAAGCGCAGGTAATACGATTACAGGTCGACCAACAACGGTTGCATCTAATGCCTTAGATGCTGATGGAGATGAGCTGACCTTTAAGTGGACTCAAACATCAGGAGAAGCGTTAGATTTTAACGATACTGATGAGAACATTAAAGTCACCCCAACCAAAACAGGTACCTACTCTTTCAGCGTAGTTGCCAGTGATGGTAATTTAGAAAGTAAAACAGGCCCAGCGAGCTTCACAGTAAGAGAAAGAGACGAAGATGGTGGTTCTCTAGGTTGGTTAACTTTGCTTCTTCTTCCATTTGCAGGCCTACGTCGTCGTAAGCGCTAA